The proteins below come from a single Metarhizium brunneum chromosome 1, complete sequence genomic window:
- the PLCD3 gene encoding 1-phosphatidylinositol 4,5-bisphosphate phosphodiesterase delta-3, which yields MAALQQAGGGASQAQRAPPALTNTVISYLKTIFESHADADGRWTLGQIARFIQQVQKNSDKTTAAAKLLQSTEIDLSAFLQYMTSEDSNITEPWNQSDLSWPLSSYFISSSHNTYLSGNQLYSDSTTDAYTNVLLRGCRCVEIDVWDGDESDLSASSTESSADEKADDEAVPTKSKRQGTFDRLRQRIPDSLTSKLEKTSLAKTRELKHTGKHNTDTANGAPPDGDSKIVPEVALVEPRVLHGYTLTKEVSFRDVCNAIRDSAFTVSDLPLIISLEVHCGAEQQLMMANIMKEVWSGMLVTEDEIKPGLLPSPEDLKRKILIKVKYAPPDTPAAEPDSSAEDDSSPAEAAPPKKPSKVVQALSKLGIYTRAVSFKTWTQPEASMPTHIFSLAEKKFIEHREKHAQALFDHNRDYLLRAYPSGLRITSSNMMPTVFWGSGAQVVALNWQQTDEGMMLNEGMFAGTCGYVLKPEGYRPNLKSKPTLNKITYKTLNLSLTFLAAQSIPLPHGDKSDKKFHPYVKTELHVDACNAPAHGRPGSSESLDTDVRHKARTKTHKGTDVDLGRQQVSFNGIDGLVEELTFVRFTVRDDELGRDDLAAWACVRLDRLGQGYRFIHLIDSKGHLTNGTILVKVEKTLVEEKPDGKEGA from the exons ATGGCAGCCCTCCAAcaagccggcggcggcgccagtCAAGCCCAACGAGCGCCCCCGGCGTTGACCAACACCGTCATCTCGTACCTGAAGACCATTTTCGAATCCCACGCGGATGCGGATGGCAGATGGACTCTTGGCCAGATTGCGCGCTTTATTCAGCAAGTCCAGAAAAACAGCGACAAGACCACAGCCGCCGCCAAGTTGCTACAGAGCACAGAAATTGACCTCAGCGCATTCCTGCAGTACATGACTTCTGAAGACAGCAATATAACAGAGCCCTGGAACCAAAGCGACTTGTCCTGGCCTCTTTCCAGCTACTTTATCAGTTCCAGCCACAACACATACTTGTCGGGGAACCAACTGTACAGCGATAGCACAACCGACGCCTACACCAATGTGCTTTTGCGGGGATGTCGCTGCGTTGAGATTGACGTTTGGGATGGCGACGAGTCAGACTTGTCCGCCAGCTCTACCGAGAGTTCAGCTGATGAAAAGGCCGACGATGAGGCTGTGCCAACCAAATCGAAACGCCAGGGCACATTCGACAGGCTGAGGCAGAGGATACCGGATAGCCTGACGTCCAAGCTGGAAAAGACCAGTTTGGCCAAAACCCGCGAACTAAAACACACTGGAAAACACAACACGGACACAGCGAACGGTGCACCGCCCGATGGCGACTCCAAGATTGTGCCAGAAGTCGCCCTTGTCGAGCCTCGTGTACTGCATGGCTATACCCTGACCAAGGAAGTTTCCTTTCGGGATGTGTGCAATGCCATTCGGGACAGCGCCTTCACAGTGTCAGACCTGCCGCTGATTATCAGTCTCGAAGTCCACTGCGGTGCCGAGCAACAGCTCATGATGGCCAACATCATGAAGGAAGTCTGGAGCGGCATGCTAGTCACCGAGGATGAGATCAAACCAGGCCTGCTGCCAAGCCCCGAGGACTTGAAGCGAAAGATCCTCATCAAGGTCAAATACGCACCGCCGGACACGCCTGCAGCAGAGCCCGACAGCagcgccgaggacgacagCTCGCCGGCTGAAGCAGCGCCACCCAAGAAGCCATCCAAAGTGGTACAAGCACTGAGCAAGTTGGGCATCTACACCCGAGCCGTTTCGTTCAAGACGTGGACACAGCCCGAGGCCAGCATGCCGACACACATCTTCTCCCTGGCCGAAAAGAAGTTCATCGAACATCGCGAGAAGCACGCCCAAGCGCTCTTTGACCACAACAGAGACTACCTTCTGCGGGCTTACCCTTCTGGCCTCCGCATCACGTCATCAAACATGATGCCCACTGTGTTCTGGGGATCAGGAGCCCAAGTCGTCGCTTTGAACTGGCAGCAAACGGATGAGGGCATGATGCTCAACGAGGGCATGTTTGCTGGGACGTGCGGATACGTGCTCAAGCCCGAAG GCTACCGTCCCAACTTAAAGTCCAAACCCACCCTTAACAAAATCACATACAAGACGCTAAATCTATCACTCAccttcctcgccgcccagTCCATCCCCCTCCCCCACGGCGACAAATCCGACAAGAAATTCCACCCCTACGTCAAGACGGAGCTGCACGTCGATGCGTGTAACGCCCCGGCCCACGGCCGCCCAGGTTCGTCCGAAAGCCTGGACACTGATGTCCGGCACAAGGCTCGCACAAAGACCCACAAGGGGACCGACGTTGATCTCGGCAGGCAGCAAGTCTCGTTCAACGGCATTGACGGGCTAGTCGAGGAGTTGACGTTTGTGCGCTTCACGGTGCGAGATGATGAGCTGGGGAGAGATGATCTTGCGGCTTGGGCGTGCGTACGGCTGGACCGTCTGGGACAGGGGTATAGGTTCATCCATTTGATAGATTCCAAGGGGCACTTGACGAATGGTACGATTCTCGTCAAGGTGGAAAAGAcgctggtggaggagaagCCTGATGGGAAAGAAGGTGCATGA